TCCTCTGCGTCTTGCTTTTTGTAATACGTCTTATAGGCGCGTGAGGCGGCTTTGATCTGCGCTGTGGTTCCGGTCAAACCAATCATTTTGGGATGCAGATAATCTGTGAATTCCTTCAGCACTTCTGGCGTGTCACGTTCTGGGTCAATGGTGATCATTGCAGGTGTCGACATAACGCCACGCGTTTCAAGCAATTCAACCGCTTCTGCATTGCGCGCCGTGTCCAAGGGGCACACGTCTGGGCAGAAAGTATAGCCAAAATACAGCAGAGTCGGCTCTGTAATAACATCCTGATCCGTCACCGTTAGCCCATCTTCGCTGACCAACTCAAAAGGGCCACCAATTGCCCCGGCACCGCCCGCGACAGTGCTCGAACGACACTCTGCGAACTGATCGTCCTCAGAGCCATTTGTGGCATACCAAATCCCACCCATT
This is a stretch of genomic DNA from Cognatishimia sp. WU-CL00825. It encodes these proteins:
- a CDS encoding SCO family protein, producing the protein MIRAIAAVSTVALIALMGGIWYATNGSEDDQFAECRSSTVAGGAGAIGGPFELVSEDGLTVTDQDVITEPTLLYFGYTFCPDVCPLDTARNAEAVELLETRGVMSTPAMITIDPERDTPEVLKEFTDYLHPKMIGLTGTTAQIKAASRAYKTYYKKQDAEDEYYLVDHSTFTYLVLPEHGFVEYFRRETTPEQIADTVSCYANKS